The Haladaptatus cibarius D43 genome includes a region encoding these proteins:
- a CDS encoding MFS transporter, translating into MEWIQKLRNSPAAAVIFASTLVAVMGVSLISPALPAVQAAWNISEAQASLLLSAFTLPGIFLTLPIGLLTDHIGRKPILIPALVVFGISGGGIIFISDFSLILVLRAIQGAASSAIAMLTVTLLGDLYSGEQRRVLIGTNAAILAVGAAGYPLLGGALATVAWSAPFACFLLALLVAVPGITLLEEPQRDQNNANSSIHAFLTGPTPMTPFVVLYLAIFGIFVILYGAQLTAVPFLLANEYHLSSAGIGLLVGLPAISMGATAMQGGRVLRSLTTFQSIALGFVSYGIGLVIVAVADSIYLVAGALLLFGLGQGLAEPITDTALNERAPDEFRGSIMSIRTSVLRLGTTIGPPLSVGTAALFGYRRTLLVSGAGAFVIGMSWFMVKRL; encoded by the coding sequence ATGGAATGGATACAAAAACTCCGGAACTCGCCAGCAGCAGCCGTGATTTTCGCGAGTACGCTCGTCGCTGTCATGGGTGTCTCACTCATCAGTCCTGCACTTCCAGCGGTGCAGGCAGCGTGGAACATTTCGGAGGCGCAGGCCAGCCTCTTGTTGTCGGCGTTCACGCTTCCCGGGATCTTTCTCACCCTCCCGATTGGACTGCTAACCGACCACATCGGTCGAAAACCGATTCTAATCCCGGCGCTCGTTGTCTTCGGGATCAGTGGGGGCGGTATCATCTTTATTTCCGATTTCAGCCTGATTTTGGTCCTGCGAGCCATCCAAGGGGCGGCGAGTAGTGCGATTGCAATGCTCACGGTCACACTCCTCGGGGATCTCTATTCCGGTGAACAACGACGAGTGCTGATTGGGACCAACGCGGCGATTCTCGCGGTGGGTGCCGCTGGCTATCCACTACTCGGTGGTGCACTTGCAACAGTCGCTTGGTCGGCCCCATTCGCATGTTTTCTCCTCGCGCTGCTCGTCGCTGTACCCGGCATAACCTTGCTCGAGGAGCCACAACGGGATCAGAACAATGCGAATTCGAGTATCCATGCGTTCCTCACTGGGCCCACACCGATGACTCCCTTCGTCGTACTCTATCTGGCAATTTTCGGTATTTTTGTCATCCTCTATGGCGCGCAGCTTACCGCTGTTCCGTTCCTGCTCGCCAACGAATATCACCTCTCTTCAGCCGGCATCGGCCTTCTCGTGGGATTACCAGCGATTTCAATGGGGGCGACAGCAATGCAAGGTGGCCGCGTGCTTCGGTCGCTCACAACCTTCCAATCGATCGCACTCGGATTCGTGAGTTACGGGATCGGACTCGTCATCGTCGCCGTCGCGGACTCCATTTACCTGGTCGCTGGCGCACTCTTATTGTTCGGCCTTGGTCAAGGGCTTGCAGAGCCAATCACGGATACGGCACTCAACGAACGAGCACCGGACGAATTTCGCGGGAGTATCATGAGTATTCGTACAAGCGTACTCAGACTCGGGACGACGATCGGCCCGCCGCTCAGTGTCGGGACTGCAGCACTGTTCGGCTATCGACGAACGCTGTTGGTTTCCGGCGCCGGTGCCTTCGTCATTGGTATGAGCTGGTTCATGGTCAAACGTTTATAA
- a CDS encoding helix-turn-helix domain-containing protein, with protein sequence MTEEGSVKADILSVLCLGDPLSIIELADRLDEHPITVDEACSQLHKSGYIITIGGGRYSLTDNGYELLANDRNQDES encoded by the coding sequence ATGACCGAAGAAGGAAGCGTGAAAGCGGATATTCTTTCTGTGCTTTGTCTCGGCGATCCTTTATCCATTATTGAACTTGCTGATCGACTCGATGAACATCCCATTACTGTTGATGAAGCATGTTCACAACTTCATAAAAGCGGTTATATTATTACAATTGGTGGTGGCCGCTATTCTTTGACTGACAATGGATACGAGTTGTTAGCCAACGATAGAAACCAAGATGAATCTTGA
- a CDS encoding DMT family transporter — MNRRLIVAQFLLLGVLWGSSFVAIDIGLPFFPPVLFAALRYYIAGFVILLFAATTIEYWKPQTLPDVAVIVVVGVFIIAGHHALLYIGQQYISGAVAAVIISLGPVLTALFAGVILGERLTWLAGIGFGFGILGVSLVADPDPGQILSANVTGTAIVLLSSACFALGSVLTRPLNTQMPPRSLQAWGMLFGAPLLHITSLVRGESMGLIEWTSISAGSLLYLGLVSGAVAFLIYFKLLDELGPMEINLIGYLEPVVAALISWALLDQLISPLTAIGFITIFIGFTCIKRRALIQMILSLRHKSAG, encoded by the coding sequence GTGAACAGGCGTCTCATCGTGGCTCAGTTCCTTTTGCTTGGCGTACTGTGGGGAAGTTCATTTGTTGCCATTGATATTGGACTACCATTCTTCCCACCAGTGCTCTTTGCTGCACTACGATATTACATCGCTGGGTTCGTAATTCTCCTCTTTGCGGCAACCACAATCGAGTACTGGAAGCCTCAAACCCTCCCTGATGTAGCTGTAATCGTGGTGGTCGGTGTATTCATCATCGCAGGCCATCACGCTCTATTGTACATTGGTCAACAATATATCTCTGGAGCAGTCGCTGCGGTCATTATTAGTCTTGGCCCTGTGCTGACTGCACTGTTCGCAGGTGTAATTCTCGGAGAACGGCTCACATGGCTTGCGGGCATTGGCTTCGGTTTTGGAATTTTGGGCGTCTCGCTTGTAGCTGATCCTGATCCTGGACAGATATTATCCGCAAATGTGACTGGAACCGCTATTGTTCTACTCTCGTCTGCTTGCTTCGCACTTGGAAGCGTTCTTACTCGACCACTGAACACACAGATGCCACCGCGGAGTCTACAAGCTTGGGGAATGCTTTTCGGAGCACCACTTCTTCACATTACAAGTCTGGTTCGTGGCGAGTCAATGGGTTTGATCGAGTGGACATCGATCTCAGCTGGATCATTGCTCTATTTGGGACTTGTGTCTGGGGCTGTTGCGTTTCTTATTTATTTCAAACTTCTTGATGAACTAGGGCCGATGGAAATCAATCTTATTGGATATCTTGAACCAGTCGTAGCAGCCCTCATTAGTTGGGCGCTTCTGGATCAATTGATTAGCCCTCTTACTGCTATTGGTTTTATTACTATCTTTATTGGATTCACATGTATTAAGCGTCGTGCCCTTATTCAGATGATACTCTCACTACGACATAAGTCGGCAGGCTGA
- a CDS encoding winged helix-turn-helix domain-containing protein → MGRLSSEEIDEPALPTVLKSLEDDKCRTILTLLDKPKSASELCEECALSSSSVYRKLDLLRESMLVREYTEVRRDGPNATLYERNFTDISISVTDDEFTIEVSRPKEDPEDRMATFWSAMKEESK, encoded by the coding sequence ATGGGCCGATTGTCGTCCGAAGAAATCGACGAACCCGCCCTCCCGACGGTGTTAAAATCCCTTGAGGACGATAAGTGTCGAACCATACTCACGCTTTTGGACAAACCGAAATCTGCCAGCGAACTCTGTGAGGAGTGCGCTCTATCGAGTTCATCAGTGTACCGGAAGCTCGACTTGCTCCGCGAATCAATGCTCGTCCGTGAATATACCGAAGTTCGACGGGACGGACCGAACGCGACTCTCTACGAACGCAATTTTACTGATATCTCAATTAGCGTCACCGATGACGAGTTCACGATCGAGGTATCCCGACCCAAAGAAGACCCAGAAGACCGCATGGCAACGTTTTGGTCTGCAATGAAGGAGGAATCGAAATGA
- a CDS encoding DUF7521 family protein yields the protein MNLSIVLLGVVKIATLVLGGIVSLMAYRAYNRTRIAGLQFFAIGLTVITLGTFLVGVFHHIGGASVIIGMTLESVIISIGFIVMIYGLKQT from the coding sequence ATGAACCTCTCTATCGTTTTACTTGGCGTGGTCAAGATTGCTACCCTCGTTCTCGGGGGTATCGTGTCTCTGATGGCATACAGAGCGTACAATCGCACGCGAATCGCAGGTCTCCAGTTCTTTGCGATAGGGTTGACAGTCATCACGCTCGGAACGTTTCTCGTTGGCGTTTTTCATCACATTGGGGGAGCTTCCGTTATTATCGGGATGACCCTTGAGAGTGTGATCATCAGTATCGGATTCATTGTGATGATCTATGGGCTCAAACAGACGTAG
- a CDS encoding OFA family MFS transporter, which yields MAEVDIATQAHEELGFSRWWQIVAAVVMMALVSPYQYVWSSIQEPLANDLGVSLPALGAVFTLYVIFQSGTQFPAGWWRDRHGPQTMTVVAGLLAGGGYVGLAYANELWQVYFLYSLGAIGVGIVYTIAVNTAVKWFPDRRGLTTGAGTMAFAAGSALFVPYVRANATVSAFASVLENVGLLIGIGVIVGALVLRDPPDDWPNDTETPDKNKADLISDPSQTAQSTAMNPSVNRTPQYTWDEVVRTWQFWVMYAMFVGISGANLMLAANLIPFAENLGIAAFIATASATVLPIADGIGRLGVGGISDRIGRERSMIATFSLCGIGLFLLVGMGAIGSTLGFLGAVVIAASFEGTQYTLFPSVIGDYYGEEHSSTNYAILYSAKMVGGIFGGAAVSWIVGVTNWTTAFLIGGVLALIAGLGATVLRAPDTEA from the coding sequence ATGGCTGAAGTGGATATCGCGACTCAAGCCCATGAAGAGTTGGGGTTTTCGCGATGGTGGCAGATCGTTGCAGCGGTGGTAATGATGGCTCTCGTTAGTCCATACCAATATGTGTGGTCGTCTATTCAAGAACCACTTGCGAATGACCTTGGAGTTTCATTACCGGCACTTGGAGCTGTGTTTACGCTCTACGTGATCTTTCAATCGGGAACCCAGTTTCCTGCCGGCTGGTGGCGTGATCGGCATGGACCACAGACAATGACGGTAGTAGCAGGGCTTCTCGCTGGTGGTGGTTACGTCGGTCTCGCATATGCAAACGAACTCTGGCAAGTGTATTTTCTGTACTCACTTGGTGCGATCGGTGTCGGAATCGTCTATACGATTGCTGTGAATACTGCCGTCAAATGGTTTCCGGACAGGCGTGGGCTCACAACTGGTGCTGGTACGATGGCATTCGCGGCAGGAAGTGCCCTCTTTGTCCCGTATGTGCGAGCAAATGCTACTGTTAGTGCATTTGCGTCCGTCCTGGAAAATGTTGGATTGCTCATCGGCATCGGTGTCATTGTTGGTGCACTCGTTTTGCGAGATCCACCAGATGATTGGCCCAACGACACCGAAACTCCTGACAAGAACAAGGCAGATTTGATATCGGATCCAAGTCAGACAGCACAGTCGACTGCTATGAACCCATCAGTGAACAGGACACCCCAATACACTTGGGATGAAGTAGTGCGAACGTGGCAATTTTGGGTAATGTATGCGATGTTTGTTGGTATTTCTGGAGCGAATCTAATGCTTGCGGCGAACCTGATTCCATTTGCTGAGAACCTGGGAATCGCCGCATTCATTGCAACTGCATCAGCAACTGTGCTACCGATTGCTGATGGGATTGGTCGACTCGGTGTAGGCGGAATTTCCGATCGGATCGGTCGTGAACGCTCAATGATTGCAACCTTTTCACTCTGTGGAATTGGCCTGTTCTTGCTTGTCGGGATGGGAGCGATCGGCTCTACCCTCGGATTTCTCGGAGCTGTTGTGATTGCAGCCAGCTTTGAGGGCACTCAGTATACCTTGTTTCCAAGTGTTATCGGAGATTACTACGGTGAAGAGCATTCTTCGACAAATTATGCAATCCTCTACTCCGCAAAAATGGTTGGTGGCATTTTCGGCGGGGCCGCAGTCAGTTGGATTGTAGGCGTTACGAATTGGACGACGGCATTTCTCATCGGTGGTGTACTCGCATTGATTGCTGGGTTGGGGGCAACCGTGTTACGTGCCCCAGATACCGAGGCATAG
- a CDS encoding DUF488 domain-containing protein has product MTTTDRLKDTYVAALQHDLVDISPEATHVGVVRRPTGWFRTTIDENYPALGPPPDLLDEFKRRHEDFKMQGLCDEGAHNAAWDEVGFEDRYRAYLTETAEAQDAVAELTDRLRNEEHLVLVCFENTDQKRCHRTLLKKYITEQL; this is encoded by the coding sequence ATGACCACAACTGACCGCCTCAAGGATACGTACGTCGCAGCGCTACAGCATGATCTCGTGGACATTTCCCCTGAAGCCACGCACGTGGGTGTAGTTCGCCGGCCAACCGGCTGGTTCAGAACAACGATCGACGAGAACTATCCTGCACTCGGTCCACCCCCAGACCTCCTCGACGAGTTCAAACGGCGCCACGAGGATTTCAAGATGCAAGGGCTGTGTGACGAAGGCGCCCATAATGCTGCCTGGGACGAGGTCGGATTCGAGGACCGGTACCGAGCATATCTCACCGAAACTGCGGAAGCCCAAGACGCAGTCGCTGAACTCACCGATCGCCTCCGTAACGAGGAACACCTCGTCCTAGTCTGTTTCGAGAACACCGACCAGAAGCGGTGTCATCGAACGCTGCTCAAGAAGTACATCACAGAACAGCTGTAG
- a CDS encoding NADP-dependent oxidoreductase, whose translation MTDKMKAVRIHEFGSPDVLRYEDAPRPDPLDDDVLVRVHAAGINPVDWRIRQGMQLVSMLPENPFPLILGMDVSGVVEEVGASVTEFETGDAVFGVNGFPELGSYAEYSATPAEQLAPKPETLGHEEAAGVPVVTQTAWQALFEYADCTADQRVLIHGAAGGVGHMAVQLAKWKGADVIATASGYSEDYLRDLGVDAFVNYREERFESVIDDVDIVVDTVGGEIPARSVDVLKEHGVLVSVVGQPSGALTTNHDIDVQVVSGRSNSPSLLTTISELIDAGEVRPTISAEFPLENAARAHEVGETEHVQGKLVLSVA comes from the coding sequence ATGACGGATAAAATGAAGGCTGTTCGTATTCACGAATTCGGTTCGCCGGATGTCCTCAGATACGAGGATGCGCCTCGCCCGGACCCGCTCGATGATGACGTTCTCGTTCGGGTTCACGCAGCGGGCATCAATCCAGTCGACTGGCGGATTCGACAGGGAATGCAGCTGGTGTCGATGCTGCCCGAGAACCCGTTTCCCCTCATTCTCGGGATGGACGTTTCAGGCGTCGTTGAGGAGGTCGGCGCGTCAGTCACTGAATTTGAGACGGGCGATGCGGTGTTCGGTGTCAACGGGTTCCCGGAGTTAGGTTCCTATGCGGAGTATTCGGCCACACCTGCCGAGCAATTAGCCCCGAAGCCCGAAACGCTCGGTCACGAAGAGGCGGCCGGCGTGCCAGTCGTCACGCAGACCGCCTGGCAAGCGTTATTTGAGTATGCTGATTGCACGGCTGACCAGCGAGTTCTCATCCACGGTGCAGCCGGTGGTGTTGGACACATGGCCGTCCAGCTGGCGAAATGGAAGGGGGCCGACGTAATCGCCACGGCGTCGGGGTACAGCGAAGACTATCTCCGAGATTTGGGCGTTGACGCGTTCGTGAACTATCGCGAAGAGCGCTTCGAATCAGTGATTGACGATGTCGATATCGTAGTAGATACAGTCGGGGGTGAAATCCCAGCACGCTCAGTCGACGTGCTCAAGGAACATGGGGTACTCGTCTCAGTTGTTGGACAACCATCCGGAGCGCTCACCACCAACCACGACATTGATGTACAGGTGGTAAGTGGGCGGTCGAATTCGCCGTCGCTCCTGACCACCATTAGCGAACTGATTGACGCCGGAGAAGTGCGCCCTACGATCAGTGCCGAATTCCCACTCGAAAATGCAGCTCGGGCACACGAAGTAGGTGAGACAGAACACGTACAAGGGAAACTCGTTCTCAGCGTTGCATGA
- a CDS encoding uroporphyrinogen-III synthase, whose protein sequence is MSKPTVAVLRPDDNRIDEAVEYLRSRGVSPVADPMLTVCSTGETPTAADYYVFTSRTGVQIAADQDWQPGRATVCAVGQQTASALRVYGHSVDVVPSTFTSAGLVEELAAEVSGATVEIARSAHGSDVLIQGLEAAGADVHETQLYRLERPKSAGRSVSLTIDGQLDGILFTSPRTVGHFFEIATEQDDAAELKRGLEEPVIGAIGAPTARVIRDIGLEINITPDSVDFEQLARLTVQEIRNGASTR, encoded by the coding sequence ATGAGTAAGCCAACAGTAGCTGTCCTCCGGCCCGATGACAATCGTATCGACGAGGCAGTCGAGTATCTCCGCTCACGTGGAGTTTCGCCAGTGGCAGATCCCATGCTCACGGTCTGTTCAACCGGGGAGACGCCAACGGCGGCAGATTATTACGTCTTCACAAGCCGGACCGGGGTACAGATAGCTGCCGACCAAGATTGGCAGCCTGGCAGGGCAACAGTATGTGCCGTCGGACAGCAGACTGCTTCGGCATTACGAGTCTACGGCCACTCAGTGGATGTTGTGCCGTCGACGTTCACGTCTGCCGGTCTTGTTGAAGAGCTCGCTGCTGAGGTCAGCGGAGCGACTGTCGAGATCGCTCGCAGCGCACACGGCAGCGATGTATTGATTCAGGGACTAGAGGCTGCCGGTGCAGATGTCCATGAAACGCAGTTGTACCGATTGGAAAGACCGAAATCAGCTGGTCGGTCAGTCTCGCTTACAATTGACGGTCAATTGGATGGGATATTGTTCACGTCACCGAGAACGGTCGGTCATTTCTTCGAGATTGCTACGGAGCAAGACGATGCGGCGGAACTCAAACGTGGGTTAGAGGAACCGGTTATCGGAGCAATCGGCGCTCCGACGGCACGTGTGATACGTGACATTGGGCTGGAGATCAATATCACACCAGATTCTGTAGATTTCGAACAATTAGCCAGACTCACTGTCCAAGAGATTAGAAATGGAGCGTCAACCAGATGA
- a CDS encoding helix-turn-helix domain-containing protein produces the protein MTYLDTDVRTDTSQIIVSVEYSSDNPSIRQLIEQFSCYPVELVVVQDGVERWQVRGESNVDLRKLIEAIEGYENSVELLSRTGVRESETGIVPIAPPTDLLTTKQRETLHKAFTLGYYSSDSETTIEKIGKELDVHPTTAWEHLKKAENKLINNYCSLVF, from the coding sequence GTGACGTACCTTGACACAGATGTTAGAACAGATACAAGCCAGATAATTGTCTCAGTAGAGTATTCGTCAGACAATCCGAGTATCAGACAGCTAATCGAGCAGTTCAGCTGCTATCCAGTGGAATTAGTGGTCGTTCAAGACGGAGTTGAACGTTGGCAAGTTCGGGGTGAATCCAATGTTGATCTCCGCAAGCTCATCGAGGCGATTGAGGGATATGAAAATTCGGTTGAATTGCTTTCTCGAACCGGAGTGCGAGAATCAGAAACAGGAATCGTTCCAATTGCACCACCAACAGATCTACTCACGACAAAACAACGCGAAACACTCCACAAAGCGTTTACTCTCGGCTATTACTCCTCAGATAGCGAAACTACAATTGAGAAGATTGGAAAAGAACTTGACGTGCATCCAACAACCGCTTGGGAACATCTGAAAAAAGCAGAAAACAAATTAATCAACAATTATTGCTCTCTCGTCTTCTGA
- a CDS encoding transcription initiation factor IIB: MSEKSTEQKNHTEKREFENNVSSDSTHESCPECSGQIINDGARGETTCKECGIVFDEEILDRGPEWRAFNSTETKNRSRAGAPLTHLMHDKGLSTTIGWQDKDARGNPIPSDRRKELQRLRTWDERFRTKNAQERNLKQALGEIERMASALDLPENVRETAGVLYRRAVEEELLPGRSIESVATASLYAATRQLDSPRTLVEFSNVSRVEERPIQRAYRYISRELNLKIEPTDPVQYVPQFASKLELSSEVEHVACDLLETAKAQGLHSGKSPSGLAAAALYAASHLTNDALTQQMVSNVANVSKVTIRDRYPELLEAKEK; this comes from the coding sequence ATGAGTGAAAAATCCACTGAGCAAAAGAATCACACCGAAAAACGCGAGTTCGAGAATAACGTTTCCAGCGATTCAACACACGAATCTTGTCCCGAATGTAGTGGACAAATCATCAATGACGGTGCACGTGGGGAGACAACTTGTAAGGAGTGTGGTATCGTATTCGACGAAGAAATCCTGGATCGTGGTCCGGAGTGGCGCGCATTTAATTCTACAGAAACGAAGAACCGGAGTCGCGCAGGTGCGCCACTCACACATTTAATGCATGATAAAGGACTCAGTACGACTATCGGGTGGCAAGATAAGGACGCAAGAGGGAATCCTATTCCTTCGGATCGGCGAAAAGAACTTCAGCGACTCCGAACATGGGACGAACGTTTTCGGACAAAGAACGCTCAGGAACGCAATCTCAAACAAGCCCTCGGCGAAATCGAGCGAATGGCAAGTGCTCTTGATCTCCCAGAAAACGTCCGGGAGACCGCGGGTGTACTCTACCGTCGAGCTGTTGAGGAAGAACTCCTCCCCGGCCGATCAATTGAAAGTGTCGCAACAGCTAGTCTGTACGCAGCTACTCGACAACTGGACTCGCCCCGCACATTGGTTGAATTCTCCAATGTTAGCCGTGTCGAGGAACGACCCATTCAACGTGCCTACCGCTACATATCTCGGGAGCTTAATCTCAAAATTGAGCCGACCGATCCTGTACAATATGTTCCACAATTCGCATCAAAACTTGAGTTGAGCAGTGAAGTCGAGCATGTTGCCTGTGATCTTCTGGAAACAGCAAAGGCACAGGGCCTGCATAGTGGCAAGAGCCCGTCAGGGCTTGCAGCAGCTGCTCTGTACGCTGCATCCCATCTAACAAATGACGCTCTCACACAACAAATGGTAAGCAATGTTGCTAATGTCAGTAAAGTCACGATCAGAGATCGCTACCCAGAACTCCTCGAAGCGAAGGAAAAATGA
- a CDS encoding efflux RND transporter permease subunit — protein MKRNLTSEYADLVASRSRLLIVLLLVFSALVGAGAIVGTTGEGQIGQAGIDSPEQAALDRIEATYETDDTAVAQVVVRDEGGDVLTRESLLESLRFQQELRENESVNATLRDGTGMVGIENVVANVAYAHEQSESSGSSAIANDSGNNTSVARQGQSSAPTLDQQITALESSTSEEVETYLSRILDPEASVPGNNPTQFLPTDYEPGTTNADARTTLVFQQSPSSSATTTESVNDAQLVISSYVEKRFDDAFVFGQGTIDAESSQAIGDTFIIITPVAIVLLLTVLTIAYRDLIDVLVSVFSVAVVLVWYAGIQGWLGIPSSSTLIAVPFLLIGLSIDYSLHIVMRYREAREGVLDTDDENVGRRNPATAMRLGVAGVVLALATAAFSTAVGFLSNYVSPLGSIQDFAILSGVGIVAIFVVFAALVPAVKLELERFFDRRGRDRHAPAVGVGSGRLNRVLSGTATVARRAPIVVIVLSLILASAGAYGATNIDTEFNQADFIPQDAPSWMESLPEPFAPGEYEVSENLAYLSDNFRQRGEGSEGQILIHGNVTAPALLTATDDVVRSTNSNKTIVVGSDGRAAIESPTSVLRAVASENQTVADSIAARDTDDDGLPDRDVAAVYDLVFGAAPEQASSVLYRAENGSYKSARLTIGVQGDASAQSVARDVRDISSAIEQNAPVRAVATGGPVITAVVQSALFETLVEGFAITLGVILALLIGMYWWRYRAPGLGVVTLAPVLIALAWLLGTMSVLDIPFNSETVVITSLAIGLGVDYSIHVSERFVDERPRHDSLAETLETALEGTGGALLGSAVTTAAGFGVLALALSPPLQRFGIVTGLSIAYAFIACVTVLPCLLVVRERVLTRVA, from the coding sequence ATGAAGCGAAACCTGACATCCGAGTACGCGGATCTAGTGGCATCGCGGAGCAGGTTACTTATTGTACTGTTGCTCGTCTTCAGCGCCCTCGTTGGCGCTGGCGCGATCGTCGGCACCACTGGGGAAGGACAGATCGGCCAAGCTGGCATCGATTCTCCAGAACAGGCGGCACTTGATCGTATCGAAGCGACGTACGAGACGGACGATACAGCTGTTGCACAGGTCGTTGTCAGGGACGAAGGCGGTGACGTACTCACCCGCGAATCGCTACTCGAAAGTCTCCGTTTTCAGCAGGAACTCCGAGAAAACGAATCGGTCAATGCGACACTTCGTGACGGGACGGGGATGGTCGGCATTGAGAACGTGGTTGCGAACGTTGCGTACGCACACGAACAGAGTGAAAGCAGCGGTTCGTCAGCCATCGCCAATGATTCTGGAAACAATACGTCGGTGGCAAGACAGGGTCAGTCGTCAGCACCGACACTCGACCAGCAGATCACAGCACTTGAATCCAGCACCAGCGAGGAAGTCGAAACGTATCTCAGCCGTATCCTCGACCCAGAGGCGTCTGTCCCCGGCAATAACCCGACCCAATTTCTACCGACGGATTACGAACCAGGAACGACGAATGCAGACGCGAGAACGACCCTCGTCTTTCAGCAGAGTCCGAGCAGTTCGGCGACAACCACCGAGTCGGTGAACGATGCACAGCTGGTCATCAGCTCATACGTCGAGAAGCGCTTTGACGACGCGTTTGTGTTCGGGCAGGGTACCATCGATGCGGAATCTTCGCAAGCCATCGGTGACACGTTCATCATCATCACGCCCGTTGCAATCGTTCTCTTGCTCACCGTCCTCACGATTGCCTACCGAGACCTCATCGACGTTCTTGTGAGTGTATTCAGCGTGGCCGTCGTGCTGGTGTGGTACGCTGGCATACAGGGGTGGCTCGGGATTCCGTCGAGTTCGACCCTGATCGCCGTTCCGTTCTTGCTTATCGGCCTGAGCATCGATTACTCACTCCATATCGTCATGCGCTACCGCGAAGCCAGAGAGGGAGTGCTCGACACCGACGATGAGAACGTCGGTCGGCGAAACCCCGCGACAGCGATGCGTCTCGGAGTCGCCGGGGTCGTTCTCGCTTTGGCCACCGCCGCGTTCTCGACGGCTGTCGGGTTCCTCTCGAACTACGTCAGTCCGTTGGGATCAATTCAAGATTTCGCCATCCTGAGCGGTGTGGGAATCGTCGCCATCTTCGTCGTTTTCGCCGCGCTTGTACCAGCCGTCAAGCTCGAACTCGAACGGTTTTTCGACCGCCGTGGCCGCGATCGGCATGCCCCCGCCGTCGGTGTCGGTTCCGGCCGGTTGAACCGTGTTCTTTCGGGTACGGCGACGGTTGCTCGGCGAGCTCCCATCGTCGTTATTGTCCTCTCGTTAATCCTCGCCTCCGCAGGGGCGTACGGCGCGACAAATATCGACACTGAGTTCAACCAAGCCGATTTCATCCCCCAGGATGCTCCGTCATGGATGGAGTCTCTCCCGGAACCATTCGCACCTGGTGAGTATGAGGTGAGTGAGAACCTTGCATACCTCAGCGACAATTTCCGCCAACGTGGAGAGGGCTCAGAAGGCCAGATATTGATACATGGGAACGTGACCGCGCCAGCACTGCTTACCGCAACCGACGACGTGGTCCGCAGTACGAACAGTAACAAGACAATCGTCGTCGGTTCTGATGGAAGAGCAGCTATCGAAAGTCCAACATCTGTCCTTCGAGCTGTCGCCTCGGAAAATCAAACGGTTGCAGATTCAATCGCAGCACGTGACACGGATGATGACGGCCTCCCAGACAGAGACGTCGCGGCAGTCTATGACCTGGTGTTCGGTGCGGCTCCCGAACAAGCATCGTCGGTCCTCTATCGTGCCGAGAACGGGTCGTACAAATCTGCACGGCTAACTATCGGCGTGCAGGGAGACGCCTCGGCTCAGTCGGTCGCAAGGGATGTACGAGACATCTCCTCGGCTATCGAACAGAACGCCCCAGTACGAGCTGTTGCAACGGGCGGTCCGGTCATCACTGCCGTCGTCCAAAGTGCCCTGTTCGAAACGCTCGTCGAAGGATTTGCTATCACTCTTGGGGTCATTCTTGCCCTTCTTATCGGTATGTACTGGTGGCGGTACCGCGCGCCGGGGTTGGGTGTCGTGACGCTCGCGCCCGTCCTAATCGCGCTCGCGTGGTTGCTCGGCACCATGTCCGTGCTCGATATCCCATTCAACAGCGAGACCGTCGTGATCACGAGCCTGGCGATTGGTCTCGGTGTGGATTACAGCATTCACGTCAGTGAGCGGTTCGTCGATGAACGTCCTCGCCACGATTCGCTCGCCGAGACGCTGGAGACAGCACTTGAGGGAACTGGTGGTGCGTTACTCGGAAGTGCGGTGACGACTGCGGCAGGCTTTGGGGTGCTCGCACTGGCGCTGTCACCCCCGCTCCAACGCTTTGGCATTGTTACCGGGTTAAGTATCGCCTACGCGTTCATCGCCTGTGTGACGGTACTTCCGTGTCTGCTTGTCGTTCGGGAGCGCGTACTCACACGAGTAGCCTAA